A window of the Lactuca sativa cultivar Salinas chromosome 5, Lsat_Salinas_v11, whole genome shotgun sequence genome harbors these coding sequences:
- the LOC111903542 gene encoding uncharacterized protein LOC111903542 has product MNKEIMLFNDLWNNMKRQWKSEESDEVILKKALKVYQKENLKAFKFLEVWNFLKDNRKWLSSKTSDQHIDSGSKRSRTSKSDHTTSDVRVQFDLNEDEPVPVSPPSRPLGRDKSKSKGKDKASDSDDLKEMGTDMKDIKERMDKILKIASERELRKQKENDMRILAMDISNMTGAELEVVLAMKEEVKNRYINHG; this is encoded by the coding sequence ATGAACAaggaaatcatgttgtttaatgactTGTGGAACAACATGAAACGTCAATGGAAAAGTGAAGAAAGCGATGAAGTCATTTTGAAGAAAGCGTTGAAAGTGTATCAAAAAGAAAATCTGAAGGCTTTCAAATTTCTTGAAGTTTGGAATTTTTTGAAAGATAACAGGAAATGGTTGAGTAGCAAAACATCTGACCAACATATCGACAGTGGGTCAAAACGCAGCAGAACATCTAAGTCCGACCACACTACATCAGATGttcgtgttcaatttgatctgaaCGAAGATGAACCTGTTCCAGTTTCACCACCTTCCCGACCATTGGGAAGAGACAAATCAAAAAGTAAAGGCAAAGACAAAGCGTCGGATTCAGATGATTTGAAAGAAATGGGAACCGACATGAAGGATATAAAAGAAAGAATGGACAAGATTTTGAAAATTGCTTCCGAAAGAGAGCTTCGGAAACAAAAGGAGAACGACATGCGAATACTAGCAATGGACATCTCGAATATGACCGGGGCCGagcttgaagtggttttggcgatGAAGGAGGAAGTGAAAAACCGTTACATTAATCATggctaa
- the LOC111903540 gene encoding chloroplast envelope quinone oxidoreductase homolog, whose translation MNMAGKLMKAVCYDSYGGGSAGLKHVEIPVPVPGNLEILMKIEASSINPFDWTIQKGRMRPILPRKFPFIPVSDVAGEVVEVGPGVKKFKVGDKIVSTLGTGGGLAEYAVAKESSTVPRPQEVSAVDGASLVIAGCTALHALTVTAGLNLVKTEPLSNVLVTAASGGVGHYAIQLAKLGNTHVTATCGARNIEFVKNLGADEVLNYKTPEGSSLKSPSGKKYDVVIHCTTGISWSTFEPNLSRKGKVVDLTPGGRAFWTYAMNKITFSKKQLQPLIVVPKVEEIECLLNYVKDGKLKTVIDSRYPLSRVKEAWAKSIEGHATGKLVVEPIYSWIFI comes from the exons ATGAATATGGCCGGAAAATTGATGAAGGCTGTTTGTTACGATTCTTATGGCGGAGGATCCGCTGGTTTGAAG CATGTTGAGATCCCCGTTCCTGTTCCTGGCAATCTTGAGATTCTGATGAAAATAGAAGCATCAAGCATAAATCCGTTCGACTGGACAATTCAAAAAGGCAGGATGCGCCCTATTTTGCccagaaaatttccttttataccag TTAGTGATGTAGCAGGGGAGGTTGTGGAGGTTGGACCTGGGGTGAAGAAGTTTAAAGTTGGTGATAAAATTGTTTCCACCCTA GGTACAGGTGGAGGGTTGGCGGAGTATGCGGTGGCTAAGGAGAGCTCAACGGTTCCAAGACCACAAGAAGTCTCGGCTGTAGACGGTGCGAGTCTAGTCATCGCAGGGTGCACCGCTCTTCATGCCCTAACCGTAACTGCCGGTCTAAACTTGGTCAAGACCGAACCCCTATCAAACGTCCTCGTAACCGCCGCTTCAGGCGGGGTGGGCCACTATGCGATCCAATTAGCAAAACTAGGAAACACACACGTGACCGCAACATGTGGGGCCCGTAACATTGAATTTGTCAAAAACTTAGGAGCGGACGAGGTTCTTAATTACAAGACTCCGGAAGGTTCCTCCCTCAAAAGCCCATCAGGTAAAAAATATGATGTGGTTATCCATTGTACAACTGGGATCTCGTGGTCGACATTTGAGCCTAATTTGAGCCGAAAGGGGAAAGTGGTTGATTTAACACCTGGTGGTCGTGCGTTTTGGACTTATGCTATGAATAAAATTACGTTTTCGAAGAAGCAACTACAACCGTTGATTGTGGTTCCAAAAGTGGAAGAGATTGAGTGCCTTTTGAATTATGTGAAAGACGGGAAACTGAAAACTGTTATTGATTCAAGGTATCCTTTAAGTCGGGTTAAAGAGGCTTGGGCCAAGAGTATCGAAGGACATGCAACAGGGAAGTTAGTTGTGGAGCCTATATATAGTTGGATATTTATTTAG
- the LOC111903554 gene encoding chloroplast envelope quinone oxidoreductase homolog isoform X3 yields MVGKLMKAVWYNSYDGGSAALKHVEIPVPSPDVDEILVKIEAASINPIDWKIQKGMVRPLLPKKFPFIPGEIVEVGPGVKNFKVGDKIVSTLGVTGGGLAEYVVAKESSTVFRPPEVSAVDGASLVFAGCTALHALTVTARLNLVKTQPRSNILVTAASGGVGHYAVQLAKLGNIHVTATCGARNIKLVKNLGADEVLDYKTSEGSSLKSPSGKKYDVVIHCTSGIPWSTFEPNLSKNGIVVDLTPGVRAFWTYVVNKIMCSKKQLYPLIMTPKAEEIECLVKLVKEGKLKSVIDSRYPLSRAQEAWTKSIEGHATGKVVVEP; encoded by the exons ATGGTCGGAAAATTGATGAAAGCTGTTTGGTACAATTCTTATGACGGAGGTTCCGCTGCTTTGAAG CATGTTGAGATCCCCGTTCCTTCTCCTGACGTTGATGAGATTCTGGTGAAAATAGAAGCAGCTAGCATAAACCCAATCgattggaaaattcagaaaggcaTGGTTCGCCCTCTTTTACCCAAAAAGTTTCCTTTTATACCAG GAGAGATTGTGGAAGTTGGACCTGGAGTCAAGAATTTTAAAGTTGGTGACAAAATCGTTTCCACCCTT GGGGTTACAGGTGGAGGGTTGGCGGAGTACGTGGTGGCTAAGGAGAGCTCAACGGTTTTTAGACCACCAGAAGTTTCGGCTGTAGATGGTGCGAGTCTAGTCTTTGCAGGGTGCACCGCTCTTCATGCCCTAACTGTAACCGCCAGACTAAACCTTGTAAAGACCCAACCACGCTCAAACATTCTTGTAACTGCCGCTTCAGGCGGCGTAGGCCACTACGCAGTCCAATTAGCAAAACTAGGGAACATACATGTGACCGCAACATGTGGGGCCCGTAACATCaaattagtgaaaaacttagGAGCCGATGAGGTGCTAGATTACAAGACCTCGGAAGGTTCCTCCCTTAAAAGCCCATCGGGCAAGAAATACGATGTAGTGATCCATTGTACGTCTGGGATCCCGTGGTCGACCTTTGAGCCTAATTTGAGCAAAAATGGGATAGTTGTTGATTTAACACCTGGTGTTCGTGCTTTTTGGACTTATGTtgtgaataaaattatgtgttcAAAGAAGCAACTATACCCATTGATTATGACTCCAAAAGCTGAAGAGATTGAGTGTCTTGTGAAGTTGGTAAAAGAAGGGAAACTGAAATCTGTTATTGATTCGAGATATCCTTTAAGCAGGGCTCAAGAGGCTTGGACTAAGAGTATTGAAGGGCATGCGACTGGGAAGGTGGTTGTGGAGCCGTAA
- the LOC111903554 gene encoding chloroplast envelope quinone oxidoreductase homolog isoform X5: MVGKLMKAVWYNSYDGGSAALKHVEIPVPSPDVDEILVKIEAASINPIDWKIQKGMVRPLLPKKFPFIPAGEIVEVGPGVKNFKGVTGGGLAEYVVAKESSTVFRPPEVSAVDGASLVFAGCTALHALTVTARLNLVKTQPRSNILVTAASGGVGHYAVQLAKLGNIHVTATCGARNIKLVKNLGADEVLDYKTSEGSSLKSPSGKKYDVVIHCTSGIPWSTFEPNLSKNGIVVDLTPGVRAFWTYVVNKIMCSKKQLYPLIMTPKAEEIECLVKLVKEGKLKSVIDSRYPLSRAQEAWTKSIEGHATGKVVVEP, encoded by the exons ATGGTCGGAAAATTGATGAAAGCTGTTTGGTACAATTCTTATGACGGAGGTTCCGCTGCTTTGAAG CATGTTGAGATCCCCGTTCCTTCTCCTGACGTTGATGAGATTCTGGTGAAAATAGAAGCAGCTAGCATAAACCCAATCgattggaaaattcagaaaggcaTGGTTCGCCCTCTTTTACCCAAAAAGTTTCCTTTTATACCAG CAGGAGAGATTGTGGAAGTTGGACCTGGAGTCAAGAATTTTAAA GGGGTTACAGGTGGAGGGTTGGCGGAGTACGTGGTGGCTAAGGAGAGCTCAACGGTTTTTAGACCACCAGAAGTTTCGGCTGTAGATGGTGCGAGTCTAGTCTTTGCAGGGTGCACCGCTCTTCATGCCCTAACTGTAACCGCCAGACTAAACCTTGTAAAGACCCAACCACGCTCAAACATTCTTGTAACTGCCGCTTCAGGCGGCGTAGGCCACTACGCAGTCCAATTAGCAAAACTAGGGAACATACATGTGACCGCAACATGTGGGGCCCGTAACATCaaattagtgaaaaacttagGAGCCGATGAGGTGCTAGATTACAAGACCTCGGAAGGTTCCTCCCTTAAAAGCCCATCGGGCAAGAAATACGATGTAGTGATCCATTGTACGTCTGGGATCCCGTGGTCGACCTTTGAGCCTAATTTGAGCAAAAATGGGATAGTTGTTGATTTAACACCTGGTGTTCGTGCTTTTTGGACTTATGTtgtgaataaaattatgtgttcAAAGAAGCAACTATACCCATTGATTATGACTCCAAAAGCTGAAGAGATTGAGTGTCTTGTGAAGTTGGTAAAAGAAGGGAAACTGAAATCTGTTATTGATTCGAGATATCCTTTAAGCAGGGCTCAAGAGGCTTGGACTAAGAGTATTGAAGGGCATGCGACTGGGAAGGTGGTTGTGGAGCCGTAA
- the LOC111903554 gene encoding chloroplast envelope quinone oxidoreductase homolog isoform X6, translating to MVGKLMKAVWYNSYDGGSAALKHVEIPVPSPDVDEILVKIEAASINPIDWKIQKGMVRPLLPKKFPFIPGEIVEVGPGVKNFKGVTGGGLAEYVVAKESSTVFRPPEVSAVDGASLVFAGCTALHALTVTARLNLVKTQPRSNILVTAASGGVGHYAVQLAKLGNIHVTATCGARNIKLVKNLGADEVLDYKTSEGSSLKSPSGKKYDVVIHCTSGIPWSTFEPNLSKNGIVVDLTPGVRAFWTYVVNKIMCSKKQLYPLIMTPKAEEIECLVKLVKEGKLKSVIDSRYPLSRAQEAWTKSIEGHATGKVVVEP from the exons ATGGTCGGAAAATTGATGAAAGCTGTTTGGTACAATTCTTATGACGGAGGTTCCGCTGCTTTGAAG CATGTTGAGATCCCCGTTCCTTCTCCTGACGTTGATGAGATTCTGGTGAAAATAGAAGCAGCTAGCATAAACCCAATCgattggaaaattcagaaaggcaTGGTTCGCCCTCTTTTACCCAAAAAGTTTCCTTTTATACCAG GAGAGATTGTGGAAGTTGGACCTGGAGTCAAGAATTTTAAA GGGGTTACAGGTGGAGGGTTGGCGGAGTACGTGGTGGCTAAGGAGAGCTCAACGGTTTTTAGACCACCAGAAGTTTCGGCTGTAGATGGTGCGAGTCTAGTCTTTGCAGGGTGCACCGCTCTTCATGCCCTAACTGTAACCGCCAGACTAAACCTTGTAAAGACCCAACCACGCTCAAACATTCTTGTAACTGCCGCTTCAGGCGGCGTAGGCCACTACGCAGTCCAATTAGCAAAACTAGGGAACATACATGTGACCGCAACATGTGGGGCCCGTAACATCaaattagtgaaaaacttagGAGCCGATGAGGTGCTAGATTACAAGACCTCGGAAGGTTCCTCCCTTAAAAGCCCATCGGGCAAGAAATACGATGTAGTGATCCATTGTACGTCTGGGATCCCGTGGTCGACCTTTGAGCCTAATTTGAGCAAAAATGGGATAGTTGTTGATTTAACACCTGGTGTTCGTGCTTTTTGGACTTATGTtgtgaataaaattatgtgttcAAAGAAGCAACTATACCCATTGATTATGACTCCAAAAGCTGAAGAGATTGAGTGTCTTGTGAAGTTGGTAAAAGAAGGGAAACTGAAATCTGTTATTGATTCGAGATATCCTTTAAGCAGGGCTCAAGAGGCTTGGACTAAGAGTATTGAAGGGCATGCGACTGGGAAGGTGGTTGTGGAGCCGTAA
- the LOC111903554 gene encoding chloroplast envelope quinone oxidoreductase homolog isoform X2, with product MVGKLMKAVWYNSYDGGSAALKHVEIPVPSPDVDEILVKIEAASINPIDWKIQKGMVRPLLPKKFPFIPAGEIVEVGPGVKNFKVGDKIVSTLGVTGGGLAEYVVAKESSTVFRPPEVSAVDGASLVFAGCTALHALTVTARLNLVKTQPRSNILVTAASGGVGHYAVQLAKLGNIHVTATCGARNIKLVKNLGADEVLDYKTSEGSSLKSPSGKKYDVVIHCTSGIPWSTFEPNLSKNGIVVDLTPGVRAFWTYVVNKIMCSKKQLYPLIMTPKAEEIECLVKLVKEGKLKSVIDSRYPLSRAQEAWTKSIEGHATGKVVVEP from the exons ATGGTCGGAAAATTGATGAAAGCTGTTTGGTACAATTCTTATGACGGAGGTTCCGCTGCTTTGAAG CATGTTGAGATCCCCGTTCCTTCTCCTGACGTTGATGAGATTCTGGTGAAAATAGAAGCAGCTAGCATAAACCCAATCgattggaaaattcagaaaggcaTGGTTCGCCCTCTTTTACCCAAAAAGTTTCCTTTTATACCAG CAGGAGAGATTGTGGAAGTTGGACCTGGAGTCAAGAATTTTAAAGTTGGTGACAAAATCGTTTCCACCCTT GGGGTTACAGGTGGAGGGTTGGCGGAGTACGTGGTGGCTAAGGAGAGCTCAACGGTTTTTAGACCACCAGAAGTTTCGGCTGTAGATGGTGCGAGTCTAGTCTTTGCAGGGTGCACCGCTCTTCATGCCCTAACTGTAACCGCCAGACTAAACCTTGTAAAGACCCAACCACGCTCAAACATTCTTGTAACTGCCGCTTCAGGCGGCGTAGGCCACTACGCAGTCCAATTAGCAAAACTAGGGAACATACATGTGACCGCAACATGTGGGGCCCGTAACATCaaattagtgaaaaacttagGAGCCGATGAGGTGCTAGATTACAAGACCTCGGAAGGTTCCTCCCTTAAAAGCCCATCGGGCAAGAAATACGATGTAGTGATCCATTGTACGTCTGGGATCCCGTGGTCGACCTTTGAGCCTAATTTGAGCAAAAATGGGATAGTTGTTGATTTAACACCTGGTGTTCGTGCTTTTTGGACTTATGTtgtgaataaaattatgtgttcAAAGAAGCAACTATACCCATTGATTATGACTCCAAAAGCTGAAGAGATTGAGTGTCTTGTGAAGTTGGTAAAAGAAGGGAAACTGAAATCTGTTATTGATTCGAGATATCCTTTAAGCAGGGCTCAAGAGGCTTGGACTAAGAGTATTGAAGGGCATGCGACTGGGAAGGTGGTTGTGGAGCCGTAA
- the LOC111903554 gene encoding chloroplast envelope quinone oxidoreductase homolog isoform X4 has protein sequence MVGKLMKAVWYNSYDGGSAALKHVEIPVPSPDVDEILVKIEAASINPIDWKIQKGMVRPLLPKKFPFIPVWDIAGEIVEVGPGVKNFKGVTGGGLAEYVVAKESSTVFRPPEVSAVDGASLVFAGCTALHALTVTARLNLVKTQPRSNILVTAASGGVGHYAVQLAKLGNIHVTATCGARNIKLVKNLGADEVLDYKTSEGSSLKSPSGKKYDVVIHCTSGIPWSTFEPNLSKNGIVVDLTPGVRAFWTYVVNKIMCSKKQLYPLIMTPKAEEIECLVKLVKEGKLKSVIDSRYPLSRAQEAWTKSIEGHATGKVVVEP, from the exons ATGGTCGGAAAATTGATGAAAGCTGTTTGGTACAATTCTTATGACGGAGGTTCCGCTGCTTTGAAG CATGTTGAGATCCCCGTTCCTTCTCCTGACGTTGATGAGATTCTGGTGAAAATAGAAGCAGCTAGCATAAACCCAATCgattggaaaattcagaaaggcaTGGTTCGCCCTCTTTTACCCAAAAAGTTTCCTTTTATACCAG TATGGGATATAGCAGGAGAGATTGTGGAAGTTGGACCTGGAGTCAAGAATTTTAAA GGGGTTACAGGTGGAGGGTTGGCGGAGTACGTGGTGGCTAAGGAGAGCTCAACGGTTTTTAGACCACCAGAAGTTTCGGCTGTAGATGGTGCGAGTCTAGTCTTTGCAGGGTGCACCGCTCTTCATGCCCTAACTGTAACCGCCAGACTAAACCTTGTAAAGACCCAACCACGCTCAAACATTCTTGTAACTGCCGCTTCAGGCGGCGTAGGCCACTACGCAGTCCAATTAGCAAAACTAGGGAACATACATGTGACCGCAACATGTGGGGCCCGTAACATCaaattagtgaaaaacttagGAGCCGATGAGGTGCTAGATTACAAGACCTCGGAAGGTTCCTCCCTTAAAAGCCCATCGGGCAAGAAATACGATGTAGTGATCCATTGTACGTCTGGGATCCCGTGGTCGACCTTTGAGCCTAATTTGAGCAAAAATGGGATAGTTGTTGATTTAACACCTGGTGTTCGTGCTTTTTGGACTTATGTtgtgaataaaattatgtgttcAAAGAAGCAACTATACCCATTGATTATGACTCCAAAAGCTGAAGAGATTGAGTGTCTTGTGAAGTTGGTAAAAGAAGGGAAACTGAAATCTGTTATTGATTCGAGATATCCTTTAAGCAGGGCTCAAGAGGCTTGGACTAAGAGTATTGAAGGGCATGCGACTGGGAAGGTGGTTGTGGAGCCGTAA
- the LOC111903554 gene encoding chloroplast envelope quinone oxidoreductase homolog isoform X1: MVGKLMKAVWYNSYDGGSAALKHVEIPVPSPDVDEILVKIEAASINPIDWKIQKGMVRPLLPKKFPFIPVWDIAGEIVEVGPGVKNFKVGDKIVSTLGVTGGGLAEYVVAKESSTVFRPPEVSAVDGASLVFAGCTALHALTVTARLNLVKTQPRSNILVTAASGGVGHYAVQLAKLGNIHVTATCGARNIKLVKNLGADEVLDYKTSEGSSLKSPSGKKYDVVIHCTSGIPWSTFEPNLSKNGIVVDLTPGVRAFWTYVVNKIMCSKKQLYPLIMTPKAEEIECLVKLVKEGKLKSVIDSRYPLSRAQEAWTKSIEGHATGKVVVEP, from the exons ATGGTCGGAAAATTGATGAAAGCTGTTTGGTACAATTCTTATGACGGAGGTTCCGCTGCTTTGAAG CATGTTGAGATCCCCGTTCCTTCTCCTGACGTTGATGAGATTCTGGTGAAAATAGAAGCAGCTAGCATAAACCCAATCgattggaaaattcagaaaggcaTGGTTCGCCCTCTTTTACCCAAAAAGTTTCCTTTTATACCAG TATGGGATATAGCAGGAGAGATTGTGGAAGTTGGACCTGGAGTCAAGAATTTTAAAGTTGGTGACAAAATCGTTTCCACCCTT GGGGTTACAGGTGGAGGGTTGGCGGAGTACGTGGTGGCTAAGGAGAGCTCAACGGTTTTTAGACCACCAGAAGTTTCGGCTGTAGATGGTGCGAGTCTAGTCTTTGCAGGGTGCACCGCTCTTCATGCCCTAACTGTAACCGCCAGACTAAACCTTGTAAAGACCCAACCACGCTCAAACATTCTTGTAACTGCCGCTTCAGGCGGCGTAGGCCACTACGCAGTCCAATTAGCAAAACTAGGGAACATACATGTGACCGCAACATGTGGGGCCCGTAACATCaaattagtgaaaaacttagGAGCCGATGAGGTGCTAGATTACAAGACCTCGGAAGGTTCCTCCCTTAAAAGCCCATCGGGCAAGAAATACGATGTAGTGATCCATTGTACGTCTGGGATCCCGTGGTCGACCTTTGAGCCTAATTTGAGCAAAAATGGGATAGTTGTTGATTTAACACCTGGTGTTCGTGCTTTTTGGACTTATGTtgtgaataaaattatgtgttcAAAGAAGCAACTATACCCATTGATTATGACTCCAAAAGCTGAAGAGATTGAGTGTCTTGTGAAGTTGGTAAAAGAAGGGAAACTGAAATCTGTTATTGATTCGAGATATCCTTTAAGCAGGGCTCAAGAGGCTTGGACTAAGAGTATTGAAGGGCATGCGACTGGGAAGGTGGTTGTGGAGCCGTAA